GGTGGCGACGAGAAAATCTCGCCACAGGCAACTGCATCAACCATATTTCGGCCAACATAACCCACAAAGGCAGGTTTATGCCCTGATCCTCCTCCGGTTACAATGCCAACTTTTCCTTGTATGGGTGCATCTTTATATTTTATTACACGTTCGTTATCGGTTGTGGCAACCAGGTCGGAATGCACTTTCACATAGGCTTCCAGCATTTCGTCAACCACTTTCGACGGGTCGTTTACAAATTTTTGCATGATTATATAATGTTATTGATTTTTTGGATGAAATGATTCTTTTTCCAGTTCGCGCATTTGAGCTACTTTTGGAGTAGAACCACCGCCTGCAAATTCGGATACCAGCCATGCATCGATAATGGTTTTTGCCAGCTCCGGACCGATTACACGTTCGCCCATGGTTATTACCTGTGCGTCGTTACTTTTACGCAGTCGTTCGGCAGAAAACACATCGTGACAAACGCCGGCATAAACACCTTCTACCTTGTTGGCAATCATTGCCATTCCCAGTCCGGTTCCGCAAATGCTAATTCCGCGATCGTAGTTTCCAACCTGAATTTCTTTGGCAAGATTGAAGCCAATTTCAGGATACATTGGATTTTCTTTTCCTTCTGAATAATTCAGGTCGGTAATATCAATTCCTTTACTTTTCAAGTGGTCGAAAAGTACTTTCTTTAGGTTTACTGCTGCGTCGTCGCAATCAATACAAATTTTCATCTGTTTAAAATTTTTTGTTTTAATGGTCATTTACGAAACGGATACCCTACTCATCT
Above is a genomic segment from uncultured Draconibacterium sp. containing:
- a CDS encoding RpiB/LacA/LacB family sugar-phosphate isomerase is translated as MKICIDCDDAAVNLKKVLFDHLKSKGIDITDLNYSEGKENPMYPEIGFNLAKEIQVGNYDRGISICGTGLGMAMIANKVEGVYAGVCHDVFSAERLRKSNDAQVITMGERVIGPELAKTIIDAWLVSEFAGGGSTPKVAQMRELEKESFHPKNQ